The following coding sequences are from one Arachis hypogaea cultivar Tifrunner chromosome 7, arahy.Tifrunner.gnm2.J5K5, whole genome shotgun sequence window:
- the LOC112701167 gene encoding uncharacterized protein, which produces MERFNNACLEIQDLPTEAVIMGLVNGLREGLFSQSISKRHPTSLRDVQERAEKYINMEENARLREPIDVYREICHTEILPFPRPIKNKKERSRSDYCEYHKLYGLSTNDCYDIKNVIEKLVREGWLDRFLMERSDHHGKRKRDDEDRRDPPPQNSERHIHMISGGFAGGGLTKSSHKRHLKEVYQVGGEAPDLPAISFTKEDGQGIIPGHDDPVVITMILANVHLHRTLVDQGSSADILFKPAFDKLGLDEKELRAYPDTLYGVGDTPIKQLGFIPLHTTYGKGAKSKTLSINFIVVDVVSAYNALIGRTTLNRIKVVVSTPTFA; this is translated from the exons ATGGAGAGGTTCAACAATGCGTGcttagagattcaagacctgcccacggaAGCAGTGATTATGGGCCTAGTAAATGGACTCCGAGAAGGTCTCTTCTCCCAGTCCATCTCAAAAAGGCACCCGACTTCTTTGAGAGATGTACAGGAGAGAgccgagaagtacatcaacatggaagaaaatgccaGGCTGAGAGAGCCAA TTGATGTCTATAGGGAAATTTGTCACACCGAAATACTACCTTTCCCTAGGCccatcaaaaacaaaaaggagAGAAGTCGtagcgactactgtgagtaccataagctaTATGGTCTCTCAACAAATGATTGTTATGACATaaagaatgtgatagaaaagctagtCAGAGAAGGTTGGCTTGACAGatttctcatggaaaggtcggaccaTCATggcaagagaaagcgagatgacgaAGACCGAAGAGACCCGCCACCACAGAATTCGGAAAGACATATAcacatgatctcaggagggtttgctGGAGGTGGTCTCACAAAGTCATCTCACAAAAGGCACCTGAAGGAAGTCTATCAGGTCGGTGGCGAAGCTCCCGACCTCCCAGCCATctctttcactaaagaagatgggcaaggcatTATTCCTGGACATgacgatccagtggtaataaccaTGATCCTTGCCAATGTCCATCTACACAGAACTCTAGTGGATCAGGGGAGCTCGGCCGATATCCTGTTCAAGCCGGCGTTTGATAAGTTGGGACTGGATGAAAAGGAGTTAAGAGCTTACCCCGATACCCTATATGGGGTGGGGGATACACCAATAAAGCAACTAGGATTCATACCCCTACACACAACTTATGGAAAAGGGGCAAAGTCCAAAACTCTAAGCATCAATTTCATAGTCGTTGATGTGgtttcagcctacaatgctctaattGGCAGAACAACCCTAAATCGGATCAAAGTAGTGGTGTCCacccccacctttgcatga